The sequence below is a genomic window from Monodelphis domestica isolate mMonDom1 chromosome 2, mMonDom1.pri, whole genome shotgun sequence.
GACCTCCCCATAATTTCTACTTTTCCTTAACCAAGCTGGGAGATGTTATCCACCTTAAGTCCCCCCAACCTCCACACCCCCCATTAAGATCAAGACAGTCTGGATCTCACCTTTGGAAGAGTTATGGGGTGTGGCCACAAGCTCATAGCTGGAGAAGCCAACCTCAGGGGATGTCAAGTAGGAACTGAACTGCTCAGGTTTCAGTTGAATTCGATAATAGTTCTTGTAGATAGTTTCCTAGGAAGAGACAAGTACTAATCTTTTTTTGCAAATGCCAGGCATATTAAGTTCTTAATAATGTTATTGACTAATTCAGTCCCACTCTTAGCAAAGAGTTTTAGCCAAGGGCCCCATTTAACCTGTACAATCTCCTCAACCCCCACTTCTTGAGAATGATCCCTTTTCACTTTACCCTAGGGCCCAACTTACTGTAAGTGTCTTCCTCTTGCCATAGGATGACCAAGGCTGGGGCTCTAAAACCAGAATGCCCCCAGGTCGCAGGTGTCGGTAGATTCTTCGAAACATGCGCTTCAGTCCCTCATCACCCCAGTTCAGATGCACCCATTTGGTGAGGCTGAGACAGAGTACCACATCATACTCAGGAGCTTGGGCCTCTACCAATTCATCTCGATCTAACACATAATTACCCTGAGAAGGCAAGTTTTTTGGATAAAGGTCAACATAGGGAAACCAGTAATCTCCATTCCTTTATTCCACTATGAGGGTCTCAAATTAATGAGGGCAGGTTTTAATCTGTGGTTCTAACTGCCTTTCAAACAAGCTTACTGAGGGTACCACACTTGCCTAATTGGGAGTTACTGCTTCAGCACCTCTGCCTCACTGGCAGAACAGAAAGCACAAGGAAAGAGTATAGACAGTAGGGAGGCCATACCACAAACAAACTGCCAGAAATGATTAGTTATCTTAAGGGATGGGCAAGGTCAGCACAGGGAGAAAGGCCTAGTATACAGCCTTGACCCAGTTCCTGTACTTATCTCCCTCCCACACCAATTTTCCCTGGGCTAAAGAAGCATTACCTCATGAAGTCCTTGGCAGCCCCTCCAGGCTTTTCCCCAtagtcaccccccccccaactctccaCTCCCTGACTGACCCCCCCCCAGTTTCAAGAGAGTTTTCTTCAGTCTAAAATTTAATGTTTGTGGGTACAAAGACATATCCCTAATGCCTGGAAGACACTATATTGTCATTTCCCCTTCCCAATTCTATAGATCTTGAAGTAAGAAGTTTAAGACTACTTGTGTGACCAAATTAATGCAAAGCACTtaatttcatttgcaaaatgaaggagaTGGACTAGTCCAAGGGGATCTTTGACTTCAAAGATTCTTTCTAGGGGTTAGATCTATAATCTtttcttacaatttttttttggtttttctccTGGGTAGTTTTCTGACCACTAAATATATAAACTCAATGAGAAAAGTTGACTGCAGGGAGCTTTCTCATGAAGATAAGCATAAGTTTACAGTAGAAGAGGGCAACTAATCCTCTGCTCTATCCAACCTGAAAAGCACAGGAAGAGGCACTAGGCCAGATACCTGTCATCTGAGTATTCTCCTGGAGTATGTATCTCTGAGGTCAGGTTTTTGCCAGGTTAAAATACTCAATAGAATAATCCCAAATCCCCACTTTAGTAATTTGAGGTACCCCTGAGCCTTGCCTGCACTTATTTTAAGGGTGCAATAGGGATTAGGAGCCCCATACTCAATACCCTGTAAGCAAGCACCCTGAATTCATGGGGAAAGTGGTATATCAAGTCAAGGGAATATCATTGGAAGTCAAGGCTCTATCAGTACAGGCCTTAGCCTTTTTTTCAATTCTGAGTTCCCAAGCTGCAGTTCAGGGTATAGAAAATGAGATTTGCTCCTACCCAGTCCTGccacttctctctctcctatcaTGCCTCACTAAACAGTCTGCAAAAATGTCCCTTATTCTAACAGCTATTAGGTTTCCTTACCGTGATGAAGACAACATTGTTGGGAAATATGGAGGCATCAGCCCCATCCAGAGGCACTTGGGGTGCAGCAATGGGGCCCCGACTGGCAGTCAGTGAGGCTGGGAAGCAGCTCTTCTTTCGGGTGGTAGCAGTCCCTTTACCACCCTCTGGCCCTTGAACTCCTTCAGGTGACTGGGGTGTGAGCCGAAGTTCTTCAGATAGATAATGTCGGATATTCTGACGAGCAGAGTGTATGAGCCTGGCATCGATGTCTACACCCACTACTCGAGCTGGGCCCCACTTGCAAGCAATGCTTAGAGTCAGGTGGCCTACATTGCAGCCTAGGTCCAGTACATCACGGCCCTGGAACCATTCAGGCCTCATCACCCTAAGCCTTCCATCCTCACAATTTGGGTTTCGATAGCCATAGTACTTACAATAGTTCCCATACTGGAATTTACTTTGCTGCTTCTTGAAACCAGTGGCAGGCAGAGTGTGATGATGATGGCGGCCTCCCCCACTTGCTCTGCCTTTCTCCTTAGGGCCCTGGCCCCCAGCCCTGGCTCCTGACTCAGACTTGCTGGAAGTCCTACGTCGTTTCCGATGTCGGGAGGAAGAAGACAAGGGAGCAGGTGTAGTTGCAGCAGTTGAAGGGGTTGCACGAGTGCCTGGGGGGTCCTGTGGGGCAGGCAGGAGGGGGGACACTACTTCATCCCTGCAGTTGATGGCAGTGTTCAGTTCATAAGGCTGAGGGCCATCCCGGCCTTGGGACTTCTGTCGTTGTTGCAGCTGCTGGGGGGTGGCCTCCCCATGCAGTGAGGGAGTGGTGGAAGTTGGGGGAAGTGCAGAGGAGGTTGGGTCATTCCCCCCAGGCCCTCCTGCCTGTTGCTGGTGGTGCTGTCCACGATGTCGATGTCGCTTCCTACCAGTCTTGAGTGGTGAGGCACGA
It includes:
- the MEPCE gene encoding 7SK snRNA methylphosphate capping enzyme; this encodes MIEMAAEKEPFLVPAPPPLKSDSSGGGGTLVQPHREASSGELCGGTAQGTSPHIPTVSGREGFPAPSPPRAGQNPHRGGGSMAQGEARQPEAHGEAPPPDMEEERRGWGGAELGPPAPPRQRNGFQPHRPPGGGGSKRRNSCNVGGFKHPAFKRRRRVNSDCDPVLPSNFLLGGNIFDPLNLNSLLDEEVSRALNAETPKSSPLPAKGRDPVEILIPKDITDPLSLNACTDEAQVVRASPLKTGRKRHRHRGQHHQQQAGGPGGNDPTSSALPPTSTTPSLHGEATPQQLQQRQKSQGRDGPQPYELNTAINCRDEVVSPLLPAPQDPPGTRATPSTAATTPAPLSSSSRHRKRRRTSSKSESGARAGGQGPKEKGRASGGGRHHHHTLPATGFKKQQSKFQYGNYCKYYGYRNPNCEDGRLRVMRPEWFQGRDVLDLGCNVGHLTLSIACKWGPARVVGVDIDARLIHSARQNIRHYLSEELRLTPQSPEGVQGPEGGKGTATTRKKSCFPASLTASRGPIAAPQVPLDGADASIFPNNVVFITGNYVLDRDELVEAQAPEYDVVLCLSLTKWVHLNWGDEGLKRMFRRIYRHLRPGGILVLEPQPWSSYGKRKTLTETIYKNYYRIQLKPEQFSSYLTSPEVGFSSYELVATPHNSSKGFQRPVYLFHKANSPSH